Part of the Nicotiana sylvestris chromosome 2, ASM39365v2, whole genome shotgun sequence genome, TGTGTCATTACATTTTCGTACCAGcaaacaactacaaactaagAAGCTAGAGGCTAAACTTGATGGagtattatctaactaatctttcattactgaatcacactaatcaatttatgcAACCTGAAGTCAGTATGTCACAAACATTTACAAACAGATATCTAAATCTTCTTCAggaaactcctttcatttcatgcttttgaattgttacagttaacaccaaagttgggtttgaaatgtgtacctggaaacactgaaaatgcaaaggagaagaagaaaaagatggggaaatcagcagcagcaagaaacaaaatagcagcagcagcagggcaagatagcagcaggcaaagcaaTATAGCAAGAagcaggctcgagtgcagaaatgcaactatggccaacagaaagcaatagccaaataacagcaaaacccagtggagtagaatcagaactccagacagaccaaaacagtggtaaaccaatgaaaacactcgactaatagacacaactggaatttcaaagaatcagaattgatttgaacaagttgaacaattgaaacccaataataataggaggaaaaaaagcctctgattgttggttgtatcccttctatcccttaatctctctctatctatgtgtatctgttttgtatgtatttcagctctcctttccaaactcctcacagtgtgtgtatttttctttttcagttctgATTCTTTCTCTctatctccttttttttctttcttccagGTTCAATCCTTTTATAGGCCTCAAaactatctcttttaacagcctgttttcagaatatcccagtacccctcccatgtgtcttCCATTTCAACTCCAACTTTAGCTAAtcaagtattaaaccccatcaacattccctgtcagacttacttttaaaaggtttaacattttttaaacttaaagcaaggtatgggcagtagaatatatctgatagcatatgctgtcaaattgtttagagcttaacaaaaacctttatgcaggccacaggctgtgcacaaacaCATGAGGTGCACTAGTGCACATGCTGTGCATGAGTGCACATGCctcccaattcagaatttaaaccaaacaatccttattactgatcaattcaacagctataagtaaacagaattggttcttaattgattcaacaaatgtttaacagaagcaaatcgatttgctaTGCttagacagttgaaactaattgacgactcatgtcgactcgactatattagcattaacatacacagacgtagccaaaaatcagacattcagaagtatgggacacatgactcgacttatactgctTAAAACAGAATTATACTTCGATGAGttagttagtcagtacaaatttggaatacaaccaatacacatgcctcatcagaataggaggggagggattcagacaaatacagaggttcaaacaaagtggacaaacaaaagttgataaaattaaaacaaatatgaacagtcttttaaaacaaatcacacgggctaaaaacaaataaaggaaagaaaacaagactcacctcaaatctttttaaggaacaaatcagaaaaatccactggtgtttgaacagaccttctttaaggttgaatggacttttaaacgaagtgtttctcggatgagaaacacctcgattaaggtccattagaccttaatctcttcgttttgaacaaaacacggaacatgcacagggaaaactagagttcaaaaacttagatctgggattcgtgtttccctggttagattcggaccaaaccaagtatggtttggtcacgaggagggtccggggagtgtctggtatgaaactggggttggttgggttagatcgagttttgactcgaatcttcaaatgaagattcgaggacctgggggtgattcgaaccaaacggttaacaggtctatgttcagggtggtgagggggttctatggtgttcaagtggaggtcaccggcgttcaggccgccgggtttttggtgaaggtgtgcaggggcggctagggtttgaaggggatgggtttgatgaagacgaaggcgggggtgttggctagggggcagggtaaggatctaggcttatatagttagtgggtgggtgaacctcgaccgttagatcaatctagatctacggtctggatctgaaggcttaaatggaaacggtgtcgttttgagggtttgggttcggtccgggtgagacgggtcgggtttgttagtgggtacggggtgtgagatcttggccgttggatcagtttggtttgaatggttgagatggatcggccttgaaacgacgtagttttggtgttaaactacgtcgttttgtgtcctgggggtgggctgttcggactgggctccagattttgaaatgggcacggcccaaattcattttacaacaaattttgtcttcttttttctttatttctaatttcctaaatacacaaattAATTAAATAAGACCAAACACCACTAATTAACACTTACCATATTTATTTCCCGcggataaaatgttaaaagtaggcaaaattaaacacgacaacaaatcaggacaaaagaaaaaaaatgcgttttttttttgtaattttccatctaacaaacgggtcatggtttaaattacgcatgacacatacattttaattcttttggagcgactgtcgcgtaaaacaaaaatcacgtgctcacaccatcTCTTTTTGTCTTGATAATGCGACGAATACTAGTATGGATAATGTAGCAAACGCTAGTCCTAGTAGGGATATTGTAGTAAATGCTGGTGGGAGTGATCAATTGTTTTTTTGTAATGCTGAATCCCCACCAGCTCTTGCTCTTTGTAATATTACTTAACTTTTAATATATGTCTCTTTtattgaccaaaaaaaaaaaaattctacatGTAAGAAGCATATATGAGGTGGGACAAGCCTTTGGCAAAAACATGTACAGTGCAATTGCAATCCCTGATATACACATTAAATAACTTGTATAGAATACTaacttaaataaaatcataaccATTTCATATGAAATAAATTGTTGAAATCACTTTCAGACTCCTTTGGCCTGATACATATTTTAAGTTTCTTATACTTTACATTGGGACTGGGAGTACTAATACGACCCTGACATAATAGCAATTCAACACGGATATCTCCGTTGGGGGGattgggaggggggggggggcagtCTCCTCTACTGCCGAGCAATAATACACCATCAATATTATCATGGCGGGCAGTCTTCTCCACGGCCTGGCcgtctcctcctcctcctccttaaaGTTAAAGAGTGTGTATATAACTTTTCGGGACAAGTTTGAGGGGTGACTTATGTGTTTTCCAAATCCAAACATGAAACTTTTATAGCAAGTATGGTATTCAAACTGGCACTTAAAATTCACAGGGTTCTAACCTTGCTCATAGGCAGGAAACAATATTTATACCTCAAACACTGTAGAGCTTTATAACCTGGTCAATCTTTACTCGACAAACAGGGCACTCGCCTTTCTTGGAATTAATCTGGTTCAAACACTGCATGCAGCCAATCATGTGACCACAAGGTACACAAGCTCCTTCAACAGAAGCTTCCCAACATATTATACATAATGCAGTCTCATGTTTATTTTCCCTTTCAGTTGTAACAGAAGCTGCTTGCTCTCCAGGAGGAATCGACAAGTTCAACGGGCTAAGATCTATAGCCGGATAATGAACCACCTCTTCATGTACAACCTCATCTGGAACTGGTGGAGCCGAAGGGGCCACAAAATCAAAAGCAAGATTGCCCTCTTGAGTTTCAGTATATTCAGGTGCATTGTCCGTCTTTTCCATCGTTTCACAGCTACTGACTCCTGAGGATGCTGTTTTGCTTATTGAAGGCAATGCACTGTCCTTTGCAGTTTTTCCCCATCCTTGATAATGAACTTCGGCGGAGGCATCTCTATGTCCCGGCCGAGGCTGGGGCACGGCCCAGCCATTGTACTCTTCTACAGCAGGCTCATCGTTCCATCCACTGCAGCTTAGTTCAGAGGAGGTCGGTCTAGGAAGTGAGTGCTGTCGTCTTTGACTGGATACATCTGCAGTACTTCCCCATCCATTTTCTTGAACCTTTATTTGGTCATCCGTCCACCCACGGTAAATAATTTCAGATGTAGGCTGGGCTCTAACAAGTGAACCCCATCCATTGTGAGCAATATCATCTGTGGTATTACACCaatcattttcattttttacaCCAGAGCTTTGTCCATGATGATGGAGAACCTTATTTTCTTTAGAAGAATGAATAGAAGCATTGATTCCAATTGCTAATTCCATTGCTTGTGCAGCGGTTTCAGATTGTTGCACTGTAGTTTGGCTATTTTGTGATAAGCGCGGAGGCAGAACCTGAAATGTTAACATGTGGTCAAGCCCCAGAGGTGGTTCCGCTCTATCCTCTTAGGCGCATCATAAAATAAATGGAAAAGGATCAAAAGTACCTCTTTACTATACGAAATATCTTAATTTTATCCTCCGTTACACTTTGGTCCATTCATACCCTTGCCTAAATCGTCTCGTATTTTTCCTTGACCACCTAATAGAGCTCCAACCCGAAGTATAACGGAGGATAATTTTAAACCATAGTCAAAATTAGAAGGGTAAATTTGGACCTTTCTCGCAGTGTTTTGACACATGGAATCCACCCAATCCATGCTGAAGCTCCATTAAAGTTTCGAGCAAACATGAGACGACTTACTAATAGCAAGGTATGACCGGATGGTACAACCAAGATATTTCGTATAGTGGAGGGATAACATTTGGATTTCTTTAAGGTAAACAGGAAAACATGCATAGCACCTCAGGAAAAggaaccatccaagagatgtgtTCAAAGAAAATTCAGCCGATGCTACGCATCATACAATGTTAGAGATTTATCTAACTATTTgaggaagaaaaagaattttaaaaaGTCAATATTTATGGCTTTAATGTTAAAGTTGAATTGGAATATATAACACACAAGACAATTTTATCAGTTCATAGTTGGTATTTATACCCGTAGTCATCTTCATTATCTCCAGTTTTTACTTTAAACTTTTAATTCATTTCTCTGGTCAAGAACACTTTTTATATCCAGTAAACTACTGCAGTTTTAGAATGAAAGCTGCATGCCATCAGCTTCTAGTAAGAAAATTGCAAGATTAAATAAAGCATATGTAATTTTCTTTGATAACCGTAAGGCATATGTAATTTTAACTGGTCCACCTTTCTTATCCAAGTGAAATAAAGCAATAACGCATACTGCACATATTTCAAACATGACTTGTGTAATCTATATGCATCATACAAACTCATCTGATGAACAAATTCTGGGTAGTTTGACTCAATTATTTTTTGAGTCGAAGATACACGCAACAGATACAGAGTTGGTAAAAAGTATGAtttcaatttgaaggtaattacCTCAGTTGCAGCATTACATGCTTTGTGTAACAATTGAAGCTGTTGCTGCTCGGAATCGCTCACTGATGTAAACTTATATTGAGTGTCTGATGTGAAAAAAGCAAAATGAAAGAACTACTATAAAAACTTATCCAGAAAGGAGTTCAGTAGATGAGATAACATTAATGAAACTAAGTCATCTTTTTGGTCGCAATTACGAAAAGTTTCTCTAGGAGATAACAATCACAATCTATATTTTAACATTTAGTGGAAAGAGTAATTGAGAATTTGTGTTTTGCAGCAGAATTCGGAAACCTTCAAATTTTACTAATAATATGCAGTTTCATCTATTcctgagcatgatatctacataTTAATTCCAGTCCTTTAAATAAACCTACAGAGTTCAACAAATATTTGCGGAGACCAAAAGTGTTAACTTTTCGACAAATTTAAAGGACCAAAACTGCTCAGTGCATACTTATGTTGCTCGGATTCTCCGAAAAAGTGGCCGGATACGTaccggatcctccaaaagtagtgcatttttaAAGGATCCGACACGGGTACGGCTatattttggagagtccgcgcaacatagtAAACCTACCCTCAAACATAAGGGacaatttttgtcattttctcgaAGCAATAAGCACATCAGTATCTCAAACCAATAAAAAGGTTGTCCACAAAAGCTTAGTCTTGTAGACGAATTTCTCTTGAGGCTTGTAAATTGACGGCTCATTGATAATGTGGATAAGAGGAAAAGGCTTTTTCTTAATTCTCCATTTAACAAGATCAACTACAGAATAGAATTTCAGAAAAAAGAGTATTACTGCTGGTATTGTCAAATATTGTCAGCACAGGATCTGAATGTTGCCACCTTATCTCTTCAACGTTAGCCTTCCATAAGGCGATAACATTACGAGGCTGGGCGTCCTATACATCAAAACACAATTTCAGGAAATCCGTCAATTTaatagaagagaaaagaaaatcaagaacACTTCATTGAATTATCAGCCGGCTCTAGCTAGTTCAGGATGGCGCATAGTAGTAGTAATTGCTTCATTGAAGTACTAATCAAGCATATTTGAGCATGGAGAGAACAGTGTATATAGGAAGGAGAACTTTGGCACTTGAGGTTTAGGAGAAATTTACAGGATTAGGGAGTCGGAAATTTTAAAAGCCTGAATGCACTATTGTATAAGCAGAAGATTTCACCGACGAACCAGAGCACTTTTGAAGTGGTATGAACGGGGAAATGGACTTCTTTTCAGTTAAAGTAACTCGACCACAGAATATACTGGGAAAGGAGAATACCGTTTCTTTCTACTCAGTACAACGCCTAGTGCATTGAGAATGCTTATTGCTTTATTTGGCTAACGGCAAGAGGCTTATCCACACAACTGAGGATCATATGAGAACAATCTGGAGAAAAGAAAATAGGAGGGCTTTTTAAGGGGTAAATGGCTCTTCTGTAGAAATAAAGGGGTCCTTCTGTAAATATTTGTGCACCTATGACAATCCATGTAGTACCGATGATTGGGTACTATTTGTAGAGAATCACACTTCCGTTTATGGAGAATCGCACTTCTGTTAAATTCTCTACTCTTTGTTTTCCACTTATACAGTAGGAAACAGTCCCAACAAGTCAATAAAATTTTTACCTCATTGAAAAAAGATAGTAGAGATTCTTTTTTTGATAACCAAGAAATCTCTGAGGGCCAATGACGCACGGTTTAGAACTCAGTAAAATCATTCTGAATTCACTTGAAGCTACCTATTTTGTATAAACGGGCATGCTGGCTCATATATGGATTCTGCTCAAACGCCCCAAAGACACAATGTACCTACGTCTAGGTCCAGCTTTTTCATAACAAGAGCTACGCCTACTCCTTTAGTATTGTGTATAACTCGTTAAATCATCCACAGCAATAACCTCCATA contains:
- the LOC104237162 gene encoding putative E3 ubiquitin-protein ligase XBAT35 isoform X2, producing MGQQQSKEELLYQQVIEGNIEAIKAIHNNGASLEWIDKEGKMPLIVACMKPNGLDVAKALLELGANVNAYRPGYHAGTALHHAAKRGLEDTVRLLLSYGANPLIKNDGCQTPLEVARAKGFSNVVRTIEDAQPRNVIALWKANVEEIRWQHSDPVLTIFDNTSNTQYKFTSVSDSEQQQLQLLHKACNAATEVLPPRLSQNSQTTVQQSETAAQAMELAIGINASIHSSKENKVLHHHGQSSGVKNENDWCNTTDDIAHNGWGSLVRAQPTSEIIYRGWTDDQIKVQENGWGSTADVSSQRRQHSLPRPTSSELSCSGWNDEPAVEEYNGWAVPQPRPGHRDASAEVHYQGWGKTAKDSALPSISKTASSGVSSCETMEKTDNAPEYTETQEGNLAFDFVAPSAPPVPDEVVHEEVVHYPAIDLSPLNLSIPPGEQAASVTTERENKHETALCIICWEASVEGACVPCGHMIGCMQCLNQINSKKGECPVCRVKIDQVIKLYSV
- the LOC104237162 gene encoding putative E3 ubiquitin-protein ligase XBAT35 isoform X1; protein product: MGQQQSKEELLYQQVIEGNIEAIKAIHNNGASLEWIDKEGKMPLIVACMKPNGLDVAKALLELGANVNAYRPGYHAGTALHHAAKRGLEDTVRLLLSYGANPLIKNDGCQTPLEVARAKGFSNVVRTIERQICIFSGWMREFYGPGFLEALAPQLLSRKIWVVVIPCGIADPTKPIKLELAIYSSLEDAQPRNVIALWKANVEEIRWQHSDPVLTIFDNTSNTQYKFTSVSDSEQQQLQLLHKACNAATEVLPPRLSQNSQTTVQQSETAAQAMELAIGINASIHSSKENKVLHHHGQSSGVKNENDWCNTTDDIAHNGWGSLVRAQPTSEIIYRGWTDDQIKVQENGWGSTADVSSQRRQHSLPRPTSSELSCSGWNDEPAVEEYNGWAVPQPRPGHRDASAEVHYQGWGKTAKDSALPSISKTASSGVSSCETMEKTDNAPEYTETQEGNLAFDFVAPSAPPVPDEVVHEEVVHYPAIDLSPLNLSIPPGEQAASVTTERENKHETALCIICWEASVEGACVPCGHMIGCMQCLNQINSKKGECPVCRVKIDQVIKLYSV
- the LOC104237162 gene encoding probable E3 ubiquitin-protein ligase XBOS34 isoform X3, with the translated sequence MMVAKLHSKLLEQRVLAMLFVLLRQICIFSGWMREFYGPGFLEALAPQLLSRKIWVVVIPCGIADPTKPIKLELAIYSSLEDAQPRNVIALWKANVEEIRWQHSDPVLTIFDNTSNTQYKFTSVSDSEQQQLQLLHKACNAATEVLPPRLSQNSQTTVQQSETAAQAMELAIGINASIHSSKENKVLHHHGQSSGVKNENDWCNTTDDIAHNGWGSLVRAQPTSEIIYRGWTDDQIKVQENGWGSTADVSSQRRQHSLPRPTSSELSCSGWNDEPAVEEYNGWAVPQPRPGHRDASAEVHYQGWGKTAKDSALPSISKTASSGVSSCETMEKTDNAPEYTETQEGNLAFDFVAPSAPPVPDEVVHEEVVHYPAIDLSPLNLSIPPGEQAASVTTERENKHETALCIICWEASVEGACVPCGHMIGCMQCLNQINSKKGECPVCRVKIDQVIKLYSV